The following are from one region of the Fusarium verticillioides 7600 chromosome 1, whole genome shotgun sequence genome:
- a CDS encoding phosphate system cyclin PHO80, whose translation MLKTSPALSASANASPTAFRYATSSPQHSSKPSPALRRRPSTRSDTPSSADAMKSSPIQRPRQYVANDSGIHGSPEVQRPPSSVSQKASAHPAQSPAPSRPSQDQIVQQGQGQALSGVSPTKRRSSPTPTNPDAIAAANSSSQTSKRAKPATPPPKVLPDRYELCAVEDMVELVAHMLAELIATNDAIRISNGGLTRFHSRTAPGISVRDYLHRLARHATLTPPLLLAMVYYIDRLCAMYQEFTINTLTVHRFLITAATVAAKGLSDSFWNNTTYARVGGVRVAELKLLELEFLYRVDWKIVPNPEVLVAYYKGLVERTPGYVLESDGSDDEDHDEDDDPEDGDNEPSDS comes from the exons ATGCTGAAGACGTCTCCAGCCTTGTCCGCCTCCGCCAATGCCTCGCCTACCGCCTTTCGATATGCGACGTCGTCCCCTCAGCACTCCTCAAAGCCTTCGCCAGCTCTCCGGCGACGGCCTTCTACCCGCTCCGACACTCCATCGTCCGCCGACGCTATGAAGTCTTCTCCAATACAGCGTCCGAGACAGTATGTCGCGAATGACTCTGGTATACATGGCTCACCCGAAGTCCAACGGCCGCCGTCATCAGTTTCTCAAAAAGCCTCTGCGCATCCTGCACAATCACCTGCCCCCTCACGCCCTTCTCAGGATCAGATTGtgcagcaaggccaaggccaagcacTAAGCGGGGTGTCACCAACTAAACGTCGAAGCTCTCCCACCCCGACCAATCCAGATgctattgctgctgcgaACTCTTCATCACAGACGAGTAAACGTGCCAAACCTGCTACGCCGCCACCAAAAGTGTTGCCAGATCGTTATGAGCTCTGTGCTGTAGAGGATATGGTAGAGTTGGTTGCGCATATGTTGGCAGAGTTGATCGCTACGAATGACGCCATCCGAATCTCGAATGGCGGACTTACACGCTTTCACTCAAG AACCGCACCTGGAATCTCGGTTCGAGATTACCTTCACCGTTTGGCAAGACATGCGACCCTCACACCGCCGCTTCTCCTGGCCATGGTTTACTACATTGATCGGCTGTGCGCCATGTACCAGGAGTTCACCATCAATACGTTGACTGTGCATCGATTTCTAATTACTGCAGCTACAGTCGCTGCTAAAGGATTATCAGACTCTTTCTGGAACAATACCACCTATGCTAGGGTCGGTGGCGTTCGAGTAGCAGAACTCAAATTACTAGAGTTGGAATTTCTCTACCGAGTCGATTGGAAAATTGTTCCAAATCCTGAAGTCCTCGTGGCATATTACAAGGGTCTAGTGGAACGAACCCCTGGCTATGTTTTAGAATCGGATGGttcagacgacgaagaccatgatgaggatgatgaccCCGAAGACGGAGATAATGAGCCTTCGGACAGTTAG
- a CDS encoding blocked early in transport 1, translating to MAQRFGASSLHQRDSRSALFEGYTGDAASRRPVSASPNRGYGYGGYGAPSPSPLGQGGFDASRPGSFRSATPNKRGQYSDAVLNELESQNDAQVEGILGKVKVLKDMTVAIGDEIRESSALAEKMNDSFDSTRLRLRGTMNRMLVMAQRTGVGWKVWLIFFAAVIMLFIYVWLF from the exons ATGGCGCAACG ATTCGGTGCATCGTCGCTTCATCAGCGCGACTCTCGCAGCGCTCTCTTCGAGGGCTATACCGGCGACGCAGCATCTCGACGACCCGTTAGCGCGAGCCCAAACCGAGGATACGGCTACGGCGGATACGGAGCCCCCTCGCCTTCGCCCCTTGGACAGGGAGGTTTCGATGCATCAAGACCTGGTTCGTTCCGCTCTGCGACGCCGAACAAGAGGGGCCAGTATAGCGATGCGGTGctcaatgagcttgagagccAGAACGATGCGCAGGTGGAGGGTATtcttggcaaggtcaaggtgtTGAAGGAC ATGACGGTTGCGATTGGAGACGAGATCCGTGAGTCCTCGGCGCtggcggagaagatgaaCGATAGTTTCGACTCGACACGCCTGCGACTTCGTGGCACTATGAACCGCATGCTTGTCATGGCTCAGCGAACTGGTGTTGGCTGGAAGGTCTggctcatcttctttgccgcTGTAATCATGCTTTTCATCTACGTTTGGCTATTCTGA